From Micromonospora rifamycinica, a single genomic window includes:
- a CDS encoding type 1 glutamine amidotransferase domain-containing protein produces MATTTLQGKRIAFLATDGVEEVEYVKPREAVENAGATAELVSLESGTIQAFNHLDQAKTYDVDVTAADADADGYDALVLPGGVANPDFLRTDPDAVRFVQAFFAAGKPVGVICHGPWTLIEAGVVSGRRITSWPSLRTDLTNAGATWVDEQVVTDGGLVSSRNPDDLPAFCAAIVDRFATAG; encoded by the coding sequence ATGGCTACCACCACACTGCAGGGCAAGCGGATCGCGTTCCTCGCCACCGACGGGGTGGAGGAGGTCGAGTACGTCAAGCCGCGCGAGGCGGTCGAGAACGCCGGGGCGACCGCCGAACTGGTGTCGCTCGAGTCCGGCACCATCCAGGCGTTCAACCACCTGGACCAGGCCAAGACGTACGACGTGGACGTGACGGCGGCCGACGCGGACGCCGACGGCTACGACGCGCTGGTGCTCCCCGGCGGGGTGGCCAACCCGGACTTCCTGCGCACCGACCCGGACGCGGTCCGGTTCGTCCAGGCGTTCTTCGCGGCCGGCAAGCCGGTCGGGGTGATCTGCCACGGGCCGTGGACGCTGATCGAGGCGGGCGTGGTGTCGGGCCGGCGGATCACGAGCTGGCCGAGTCTGCGTACCGACCTCACCAACGCCGGCGCGACCTGGGTGGACGAGCAGGTGGTGACCGACGGCGGCCTGGTCAGCAGCCGCAACCCCGACGACCTGCCGGCCTTCTGCGCCGCGATCGTCGACCGGTTCGCCACCGCCGGCTGA
- a CDS encoding NADPH:quinone reductase: protein MQTIVYERTGDPSVLQLVDRPVPEPGPGEVLVRLAVAGVNPTDWKARRQWPLPTGWQTPGQDGAGVVEAVGAGVDRGLTGERVWIWEAAWQRPWGTAAEYTVVPVRQVVPLGDASFELGACLGIPFLTAHRCLTVGEYVPDALHAGALGDHVVLVQGGAGAVGNAAIQLARWADACVIATVSSPEKAQLAAAAGASFVIDYREQDVVEEVRKIAPDGVHTVVEVSAARNAAVDVQVLRAGGAVCVYADDGGDELTLPIRPLMVPNARWQFVLVYTEPKAAKAQAVTDVAAAVAQGAVRVGEEAGLPLHRYPLAQAAAAHQAVEGAVVGKVLLDTTGQ, encoded by the coding sequence ATGCAGACGATCGTGTACGAGCGGACCGGTGACCCGTCGGTGCTCCAGCTGGTCGACCGGCCGGTGCCCGAGCCGGGGCCGGGCGAGGTGCTGGTCCGGCTGGCGGTGGCCGGGGTGAACCCGACCGACTGGAAGGCGCGGCGGCAGTGGCCGTTGCCGACCGGCTGGCAGACCCCGGGGCAGGACGGCGCGGGGGTGGTGGAGGCGGTCGGCGCGGGGGTCGACCGGGGCCTGACCGGTGAACGGGTGTGGATCTGGGAGGCCGCCTGGCAACGTCCGTGGGGCACCGCCGCCGAGTACACGGTGGTGCCCGTCCGGCAGGTGGTGCCACTCGGGGACGCCTCCTTCGAGCTGGGCGCGTGCCTGGGCATCCCGTTCCTCACCGCGCACCGCTGCCTGACCGTCGGCGAGTACGTGCCGGACGCGCTGCACGCCGGGGCGCTCGGTGACCACGTGGTGCTGGTGCAGGGCGGGGCGGGTGCGGTCGGCAACGCGGCGATCCAGTTGGCCCGCTGGGCCGACGCCTGTGTGATCGCGACGGTGAGCAGCCCGGAGAAGGCCCAGCTCGCGGCGGCGGCCGGCGCCTCCTTCGTGATCGACTACCGGGAGCAGGACGTGGTCGAGGAGGTCCGCAAGATCGCCCCCGACGGGGTGCACACGGTCGTCGAGGTCTCCGCCGCCCGCAACGCCGCCGTCGACGTGCAGGTGCTGCGGGCCGGCGGGGCGGTCTGCGTCTACGCCGACGACGGTGGCGACGAGCTGACCCTGCCGATCCGGCCGCTGATGGTGCCGAACGCCCGCTGGCAGTTCGTGCTGGTCTACACCGAGCCGAAGGCGGCCAAGGCGCAGGCGGTGACCGACGTGGCGGCGGCGGTCGCCCAGGGGGCGGTACGGGTGGGCGAGGAGGCCGGCCTGCCGCTGCACCGCTATCCGCTGGCCCAGGCCGCAGCCGCCCACCAGGCGGTGGAGGGCGCGGTGGTGGGCAAGGTCCTGCTGGACACCACCGGACAGTAG
- a CDS encoding Hsp20/alpha crystallin family protein translates to MTEQPDRGRRSRDPGGEPQSLRAELGRLASGRGAAPEVELTEVADGWEAVVRLPGVAPEEVAVELDGRELCVRARSEAEVNADQGIPGGVETRGFDYRVDLPSRVDPDTIDAVMDHGLLRIHLPRAARPAPRTITVGRTDPPPDPTRSGTPTGVDPAADRELHRPGTTVDPLDRP, encoded by the coding sequence ATGACCGAGCAGCCGGACCGGGGTCGGCGCAGCCGGGATCCCGGCGGCGAACCCCAGTCGCTGCGCGCCGAGCTGGGCCGGCTGGCCAGCGGCCGGGGCGCCGCGCCGGAGGTGGAGCTGACCGAGGTGGCCGACGGCTGGGAGGCGGTGGTCCGGCTGCCCGGGGTGGCGCCGGAGGAGGTCGCCGTCGAGCTGGACGGGCGCGAACTCTGCGTCCGGGCGCGGTCGGAGGCCGAGGTCAACGCCGACCAGGGCATTCCCGGTGGCGTCGAGACCCGGGGCTTCGACTACCGGGTGGACCTGCCGTCCCGGGTGGATCCGGACACCATCGACGCGGTGATGGACCACGGCCTGCTCCGGATCCACCTGCCCCGGGCGGCCCGGCCCGCGCCGCGCACCATCACCGTCGGCCGCACCGACCCGCCGCCCGACCCGACCCGCAGCGGTACGCCCACCGGCGTGGACCCGGCCGCCGACCGGGAGCTGCACCGGCCGGGTACCACCGTCGACCCGCTCGACCGGCCGTAG
- the rfaE2 gene encoding D-glycero-beta-D-manno-heptose 1-phosphate adenylyltransferase, whose amino-acid sequence MAGAAAEQRRLATVVESWRDRAVLVVGDAMLDEWRFADSERLCREAPAPILTLRRRITAAGGAANTAVNVAALGGRALLVAPVGADVAGDELHDCLDRAGVWDRTVSEPHRPTPVKRRMLAGNQILLREDSGDPDEPLDDDGVSRLLTALSCATEELRAVTGGAAPTLVVCDYGLGALPAAVRAWLVAHRHRYATVALDAHDLADWRGLNPTVVTPSFAEATRLLARAAAGFGAPPAPTRTGGTDLHLDHPPNDPADGPSELVVGTAPGGVGRAPTGPTGEPTPAEGRVALTGDGLSVTGAGVTVNATVGAGVDRAVLAQARLAELREHTGADVVAVTLDTEGAIVGGADGAPRRSHSTPVPASHAVGAGDAYLAAMTLALAAEASLPTAAQLAQLAATITVSDTGTCVCRREDLLDALGGAPDGTAHPPLVGTGELDAIVADHRRAGRSVVFTNGCFDVLHPGHVRYLEQARALGDLLVVAVNSDASVRRLKGADRPVNPVEDRVTLLAALSCVDHVVVFEEDSPAGLIEAVRPDVYVKGGDYPPEMVPEAPLVRRLGGQVRTLGYVPDRSTSAIIDRIRAQATLDPPAAPGPASMPAAPATTAERIGGTT is encoded by the coding sequence ATGGCAGGAGCAGCAGCGGAACAGCGCAGGCTCGCCACGGTCGTGGAGAGCTGGCGGGACCGGGCCGTCCTCGTCGTCGGCGACGCCATGCTCGACGAGTGGCGCTTCGCCGACTCGGAGCGGCTCTGCCGGGAGGCACCCGCGCCGATCCTCACCCTGCGTCGGCGGATCACCGCCGCCGGTGGGGCCGCGAACACCGCCGTCAACGTCGCCGCCCTCGGCGGGCGGGCGCTGTTGGTCGCCCCGGTCGGCGCGGACGTGGCCGGCGACGAATTGCACGACTGCCTGGACCGGGCCGGTGTCTGGGACCGTACCGTCAGCGAGCCGCACCGGCCGACCCCGGTGAAGCGCCGGATGCTGGCCGGCAACCAGATCCTGCTCCGGGAGGACTCCGGCGACCCCGACGAACCGCTCGACGACGACGGGGTCTCCCGGCTGCTCACCGCGCTGAGCTGCGCCACCGAGGAGCTGCGGGCGGTGACCGGCGGAGCCGCGCCCACCCTGGTCGTCTGCGACTACGGCCTGGGCGCGTTGCCCGCCGCGGTGCGCGCCTGGCTGGTGGCCCACCGGCACCGGTACGCCACCGTCGCCCTGGACGCCCACGACCTCGCCGACTGGCGGGGGCTGAACCCGACGGTGGTCACGCCCAGCTTCGCCGAGGCGACCCGGCTGCTGGCGCGGGCGGCGGCCGGCTTCGGCGCACCGCCCGCCCCGACCCGTACCGGCGGCACCGACCTGCACCTGGACCACCCGCCGAACGACCCGGCGGACGGGCCGTCGGAGCTGGTCGTCGGCACCGCCCCGGGCGGGGTCGGCCGGGCACCGACCGGCCCGACCGGCGAACCGACCCCCGCCGAGGGCCGGGTCGCGCTGACCGGTGACGGGCTGAGCGTGACCGGGGCCGGGGTGACCGTCAACGCCACCGTCGGCGCGGGCGTCGACCGGGCCGTGCTGGCCCAGGCGCGGCTGGCCGAGCTGCGGGAGCACACCGGCGCGGACGTGGTGGCGGTGACCCTGGACACCGAGGGTGCCATCGTCGGCGGCGCGGACGGGGCACCCCGACGCAGCCACAGCACCCCGGTGCCGGCCAGCCATGCCGTCGGCGCGGGGGACGCCTACCTGGCGGCGATGACCCTGGCGCTGGCCGCCGAGGCGTCGCTACCCACCGCCGCCCAACTGGCCCAGCTCGCCGCCACCATCACCGTCTCCGACACCGGCACCTGCGTGTGCCGCCGGGAGGACCTGCTCGACGCGCTCGGCGGCGCACCCGACGGCACCGCGCACCCGCCCCTGGTCGGCACCGGCGAGCTGGACGCGATCGTCGCCGACCACCGCCGGGCCGGCCGGTCCGTGGTGTTCACCAACGGCTGCTTCGACGTGCTGCACCCCGGTCACGTGCGCTACCTGGAACAGGCCCGGGCCCTCGGCGACCTGCTGGTGGTCGCGGTCAACTCCGACGCCAGCGTCCGCCGGCTCAAGGGTGCCGACCGGCCGGTCAACCCGGTCGAGGACCGGGTCACCCTGCTCGCCGCGCTCTCCTGCGTGGACCACGTGGTGGTCTTCGAGGAGGACTCGCCGGCCGGGCTGATCGAGGCGGTCCGACCCGACGTGTACGTCAAGGGCGGCGACTACCCGCCGGAGATGGTCCCGGAGGCGCCGCTGGTCCGCCGGCTCGGCGGTCAGGTGCGTACCCTCGGTTACGTGCCGGACCGGTCCACCTCGGCGATCATCGACCGGATCCGCGCCCAGGCCACCCTCGACCCGCCGGCCGCACCCGGCCCGGCGAGCATGCCGGCCGCCCCGGCCACGACCGCGGAGCGGATCGGCGGGACCACGTGA
- a CDS encoding glycosyltransferase family 9 protein: MGTPTLGGPVGERVPDVARIAVLRANALGDLVFLLPALDALRAAYPSAEIVLFGAPWHAALWRDRPGPVDRVLVVPPAPGIRDPGPDEPPGSLDDFLADAAREGYDLALQVHGGGANSNPVMSRLGARVTAGLRAEDAPPLDRWLRYVYYQPEVIRYLEVVALVGADAVTVVPTLAVTDADRAEARAVLGEPDRPRVALHPGATDTRRRWPARRFAEVARVLHDDGYEVLVTGTPAERAVVDEVVAAAGVPVRPQVGTLSLGGLAAAYEGCGLVVSNDTGPLHLAGAVGTPTVGVYWVGNMINGATPLRARHRPIAAWTTRCPVCGVDCTPGIYPHRPGDGTCPHRDSFVADVPVAEVLEAAADLLRPEPGAATAR, from the coding sequence GTGGGCACCCCGACCCTGGGCGGCCCGGTGGGCGAGCGGGTGCCCGACGTGGCGCGGATCGCGGTGCTGCGGGCCAACGCGCTCGGCGACCTCGTCTTCCTGCTGCCCGCCCTCGACGCGCTGCGGGCGGCGTACCCCTCGGCGGAGATCGTGCTGTTCGGGGCGCCCTGGCACGCGGCGTTGTGGCGCGACCGCCCCGGCCCCGTCGACCGGGTGCTGGTCGTCCCGCCGGCCCCCGGCATCCGTGACCCCGGCCCCGACGAGCCGCCGGGGTCGCTGGACGACTTCCTCGCCGACGCGGCCCGGGAGGGCTACGACCTGGCGTTGCAGGTGCACGGCGGCGGGGCGAACTCGAACCCGGTGATGAGCCGGCTGGGGGCCAGGGTCACCGCCGGACTGCGCGCCGAGGACGCCCCGCCCCTGGACCGCTGGCTGCGCTACGTCTACTACCAGCCCGAGGTGATCCGCTACCTGGAGGTGGTGGCGCTGGTCGGGGCGGACGCGGTGACCGTGGTGCCGACGCTCGCGGTGACCGACGCGGACCGGGCCGAGGCGCGTGCGGTGCTGGGCGAGCCGGACCGGCCCCGGGTGGCGCTGCACCCCGGGGCCACCGACACCCGGCGGCGCTGGCCGGCGCGGCGGTTCGCCGAGGTGGCCCGGGTGCTGCACGACGACGGGTACGAGGTGCTGGTCACCGGCACCCCCGCCGAGCGGGCGGTGGTGGACGAGGTGGTGGCGGCGGCCGGGGTGCCGGTCCGCCCGCAGGTCGGCACGCTCAGCCTCGGCGGGCTGGCCGCCGCGTACGAAGGCTGTGGGCTGGTGGTCTCCAACGACACCGGCCCGCTGCACCTGGCGGGCGCGGTGGGCACCCCGACGGTGGGCGTCTACTGGGTCGGCAACATGATCAACGGAGCGACGCCGCTGCGCGCCCGGCACCGCCCGATCGCCGCCTGGACGACGCGCTGCCCGGTCTGCGGGGTCGACTGCACGCCGGGGATCTATCCGCACCGGCCGGGCGACGGCACCTGCCCGCACCGGGACTCGTTCGTCGCCGACGTGCCGGTGGCGGAGGTGCTGGAGGCCGCCGCCGACCTGCTCCGCCCCGAACCGGGCGCGGCGACCGCCCGCTGA
- a CDS encoding NUDIX domain-containing protein, which yields MSISWADSYVGQLRALAGDRTLMFVGARAVVRDNAGRVLLIRRSDNGQWALPAGAMELGESIADCAVREVREETGLRALRVSAFALYTGPDRTHTNMYGHTYQIFTTAFRVDDWDGELARVTDETTDAAFLHPHEFPAPLSLSVPETLADLAVFEQTNRLILK from the coding sequence GTGAGTATCTCCTGGGCCGACTCGTACGTGGGACAACTCCGCGCCCTGGCCGGCGACCGGACGCTGATGTTCGTCGGAGCGCGGGCCGTGGTGCGCGACAACGCCGGCCGAGTGCTGCTGATCCGGCGCTCGGACAACGGCCAGTGGGCCCTGCCGGCGGGCGCGATGGAACTCGGCGAGTCGATCGCCGACTGCGCGGTCCGCGAGGTCCGCGAGGAGACCGGGCTACGCGCCCTGCGGGTCAGCGCCTTCGCCCTCTACACCGGCCCCGACCGCACCCACACCAACATGTACGGCCACACCTACCAGATCTTCACCACCGCGTTCCGGGTCGACGACTGGGACGGCGAGCTGGCCCGGGTCACCGACGAGACCACCGACGCCGCCTTCCTGCACCCCCACGAGTTCCCCGCCCCGCTCTCCCTCTCGGTCCCGGAAACCCTCGCCGACCTCGCCGTCTTCGAGCAAACCAACCGCCTGATCCTCAAGTAA
- a CDS encoding pyridoxamine 5'-phosphate oxidase family protein: MTAEITSHEELRALLGAPMPRAAVKERATLHERDRQWLAASPFCLVATAGADGSCDVSPKGDPAGFTVVLDDRTIAVPERPGNRRADGYRNILDNPHVGLIFLIPGRTDTLRINGRAKLVRDAPYFDEMVVQGHRPVLAVEVAVEQVFYHCAKAFLRADLWRPETWRPDVLPSRAHLIKEVEAPPESLADLERYYGPGYAEKLYRG; encoded by the coding sequence GTGACGGCGGAGATCACCTCACACGAGGAGTTGCGGGCGCTGCTGGGGGCGCCGATGCCCCGGGCGGCCGTCAAGGAACGTGCCACGCTGCACGAGCGGGACCGGCAGTGGTTGGCCGCCTCGCCGTTCTGCCTGGTCGCCACGGCCGGCGCGGACGGTAGCTGCGACGTCTCCCCCAAGGGCGACCCGGCCGGTTTCACGGTGGTGCTGGACGACCGGACGATCGCCGTTCCGGAGCGGCCGGGCAACCGGCGGGCCGACGGTTACCGCAACATCCTCGACAACCCGCACGTCGGGCTGATCTTCCTGATCCCGGGCCGGACGGACACCCTCCGGATCAACGGGCGGGCGAAGCTGGTCCGTGACGCGCCCTACTTCGACGAGATGGTGGTCCAGGGGCACCGGCCGGTGCTGGCCGTCGAGGTCGCCGTCGAGCAGGTCTTCTACCACTGCGCGAAGGCGTTCCTCCGGGCCGACCTGTGGCGGCCGGAAACCTGGCGGCCCGACGTGCTGCCCTCCCGGGCCCACCTGATCAAGGAGGTGGAGGCCCCGCCGGAGAGCCTGGCCGACCTGGAGCGCTACTACGGCCCCGGGTACGCGGAGAAGCTGTACCGCGGCTGA
- a CDS encoding MDR family MFS transporter, translating to MTAQTNGRPVLRARQLRLLMFGLMTGMLLAALDQTIVGTALPTIVGELGGIDHYSWVVTAYLLASTASTPLYGKMADLYGRRPVFLFSIGTFLLGSLLAGLSQDMTQLIVTRGVQGIGAGGLMTLAFTIISDVVSPRERGRYQGLFGAVFGVSSVAGPLVGGYFAETNWRWIFYLNVPLAILAIVVCYHVLRLIPFERREHTVDWLGAGLLVAGVSALLLALSWGGNSYPWGSATIIGLFVAGAVLGAAFVWQEARVAEPILPLGLFRSATFALANSAGFVLGLVMFGSIIFIPLYLQIVKGASPTRSGLLMLPMMAGIIVTSIVTGRAMSRMGRYKWFPVAGSGVLVVGMLLFTRLQVDSSLWAAFGYMVVIGVGLGLCMQSLILGVQNAVDVRNLGAATSAATFFRSLGGSFGVAILGAVLSTRLASGLADRLPGAIAQLPAEQRAAVAASGGTDISINDPATILALPGPVRAAIQASFVESLHLVFLTTGLIALVAVLVTLALPNDQLRGAGPQGATGGADPLGGTAPAPGGKPLTRESKEEAAADLNAKSQTML from the coding sequence ATGACCGCCCAGACCAACGGCCGCCCGGTGCTCCGGGCCCGCCAGCTCCGCCTGTTGATGTTCGGCCTGATGACCGGCATGCTGCTGGCCGCGCTGGACCAGACCATCGTCGGTACGGCACTGCCCACCATCGTCGGCGAGTTGGGCGGGATCGACCACTACTCGTGGGTGGTCACCGCCTACCTGCTCGCCTCGACCGCCTCGACCCCGCTGTACGGCAAGATGGCCGACCTGTACGGCCGGCGGCCGGTCTTCCTCTTCTCGATCGGCACGTTCCTGCTCGGCTCGCTGCTGGCCGGGTTGTCGCAGGACATGACCCAGCTCATCGTCACCCGGGGGGTGCAGGGCATCGGCGCGGGCGGCCTGATGACGCTGGCGTTCACCATCATCTCGGATGTGGTCTCCCCCCGGGAGCGGGGCCGCTACCAGGGGCTGTTCGGGGCGGTGTTCGGGGTCTCCTCGGTGGCCGGGCCGCTGGTCGGCGGCTACTTCGCCGAGACCAACTGGCGGTGGATCTTCTACCTGAACGTGCCGTTGGCGATCCTGGCGATCGTGGTCTGCTACCACGTGCTGCGGTTGATCCCGTTCGAGCGGCGGGAGCACACCGTCGACTGGCTGGGGGCGGGGCTGCTGGTCGCCGGGGTGAGCGCGCTGCTGCTGGCGCTGAGCTGGGGCGGCAACTCCTACCCCTGGGGCTCCGCGACGATCATCGGGCTGTTCGTGGCCGGCGCGGTGCTCGGGGCGGCGTTCGTGTGGCAGGAGGCCCGGGTCGCCGAGCCGATCCTGCCGTTGGGGCTGTTCCGTTCCGCGACGTTCGCGTTGGCCAACTCGGCCGGCTTCGTGCTCGGTCTGGTGATGTTCGGGTCGATCATCTTCATCCCGCTCTACCTCCAGATCGTCAAGGGCGCGTCGCCCACCCGCAGCGGCCTGCTGATGCTGCCGATGATGGCCGGCATCATCGTCACCTCGATCGTGACCGGCCGGGCGATGAGCCGGATGGGCCGGTACAAGTGGTTCCCGGTGGCCGGTTCGGGGGTGCTGGTCGTCGGCATGCTGCTGTTCACCCGGCTCCAGGTGGACAGCTCGCTCTGGGCGGCGTTCGGCTACATGGTGGTGATCGGCGTCGGGCTGGGCCTGTGCATGCAGTCGCTGATCCTCGGCGTGCAGAACGCCGTGGACGTGCGGAACCTCGGCGCGGCGACCTCCGCCGCGACGTTCTTCCGGTCGTTGGGCGGCTCGTTCGGGGTGGCTATCCTGGGCGCGGTGCTCTCCACCCGGCTCGCCAGCGGGCTCGCCGACCGGCTGCCGGGCGCGATCGCCCAGCTCCCCGCCGAGCAGCGGGCGGCGGTGGCGGCCAGCGGCGGCACGGACATCTCGATCAACGATCCGGCGACGATCCTCGCCCTGCCCGGCCCGGTGCGGGCGGCCATCCAGGCGTCCTTCGTCGAGTCGCTGCACCTGGTCTTCCTGACCACCGGCCTGATCGCCCTGGTCGCCGTGCTGGTCACCCTGGCCCTGCCGAACGACCAGCTCCGGGGTGCCGGCCCGCAGGGCGCCACCGGCGGTGCCGACCCGCTCGGCGGCACGGCTCCCGCCCCTGGCGGCAAGCCCCTGACCAGGGAGTCCAAGGAGGAAGCCGCCGCCGACCTCAACGCCAAGTCCCAAACCATGCTCTAA
- a CDS encoding DUF2231 domain-containing protein, which yields MESRLKVLGHPVHPMLVMFPVALLVTGTLFDVVDTVGGPDFLAEVAYWNITVGLVGGLLAAAAGTVDLLAIPSGTRAKRVALTHAAANVAVILLFAAVWAVRMNAGSRAAGGALIAIEVVGLAILGVSAWLGGELVDRLGVGVDRDAGLDAASSLRPATAGRPMGEVR from the coding sequence ATGGAGAGCCGACTGAAGGTGCTCGGGCACCCGGTGCACCCGATGCTGGTGATGTTCCCGGTGGCGCTGCTGGTGACCGGCACCCTCTTCGACGTCGTCGACACCGTCGGCGGGCCCGACTTCCTCGCCGAGGTGGCGTACTGGAACATCACCGTCGGGCTGGTCGGCGGCCTGCTGGCCGCGGCGGCCGGCACGGTCGACCTGCTGGCCATCCCGTCCGGCACCCGGGCCAAACGGGTGGCGCTCACCCACGCGGCGGCGAACGTCGCGGTGATCCTGCTCTTCGCGGCCGTCTGGGCGGTCCGGATGAACGCCGGCTCCCGGGCGGCCGGCGGCGCGCTGATCGCCATCGAGGTGGTCGGCCTGGCCATCCTGGGCGTCAGCGCCTGGCTCGGCGGGGAGCTGGTCGACCGGCTGGGCGTCGGGGTCGACCGGGACGCCGGCCTGGACGCCGCCAGCTCACTGCGGCCCGCCACGGCCGGCCGACCGATGGGAGAGGTGCGATGA
- a CDS encoding fatty acid--CoA ligase: MRSTMMDAPLQVARILEHGVTVHGTAEVVTWTGAEPRRMSYAEVGRTAARLAHALRDECGVTGDERVATFMWNNTEHLVAYFAVPSMGAVLHTLNIRLFPDQVAYIANHARDHVLLVDSTLIPLLARVLGELTTVRHVVVVGGTDPGPLRAVAGDGVTFHRWDELLAGRPEHFDWPEVDERDAAALCYTSGTTGHPKGVAYSHRSIYLHSLQVCLPEGFGLAPGDRELAIVPMFHAMSWGLPFAAFLSGASLIMPDRFLQAAPIAEMIAAERPTLAGAVPTIWNDLLAYLDTHDVDTSSLKEVIVGGSACPPALMHAFAERHGIEVIHAWGMTEMSPLGSVSRAPAGVTGEDAWRYRYTQGRVPAGVAARIVGPLGEPLPADGTSVGELEVRGPWVTARYVGDDAPDPEKFHDGWLRTGDVGMLSPDGFLTLTDRAKDVIKSGGEWISSVELENALMAHPDVQEACVVGVPDQRWGERPLATVVVREGAATSVEQLRTFLAGSVAHWQVPERWAVIDAVPKTSVGKFDKKVVRSRYADGDLEVRELAGP, encoded by the coding sequence ATGCGGAGCACGATGATGGACGCCCCACTCCAGGTGGCCCGGATCCTCGAACACGGCGTCACCGTGCACGGCACGGCCGAGGTGGTCACCTGGACCGGGGCCGAGCCGCGCCGGATGTCGTACGCCGAGGTGGGTCGCACGGCGGCCCGGCTCGCCCACGCGCTGCGCGACGAGTGCGGGGTGACCGGCGACGAACGGGTCGCCACCTTCATGTGGAACAACACCGAGCACCTGGTGGCGTACTTCGCCGTGCCGAGCATGGGCGCGGTGCTGCACACGCTGAACATCCGGCTCTTTCCCGACCAGGTCGCCTACATCGCCAACCACGCGCGGGACCACGTGCTGCTGGTCGACTCGACGCTGATCCCGCTGCTGGCCCGGGTGCTCGGTGAGCTGACCACGGTGCGGCACGTGGTGGTGGTCGGCGGCACCGACCCGGGGCCGCTGCGGGCGGTCGCCGGGGACGGGGTCACCTTCCACCGGTGGGACGAGCTGCTGGCGGGTCGCCCGGAGCACTTCGACTGGCCCGAGGTGGACGAGCGGGACGCCGCCGCGCTCTGCTACACCTCCGGCACCACCGGCCATCCCAAGGGGGTCGCCTACTCGCACCGGTCGATCTACCTGCACTCGTTGCAGGTGTGTCTGCCGGAGGGGTTCGGGCTCGCCCCGGGCGACCGTGAGCTGGCCATCGTGCCGATGTTCCACGCGATGTCGTGGGGGCTGCCGTTCGCGGCGTTCCTCTCCGGCGCGTCGCTGATCATGCCGGACCGGTTCCTCCAGGCCGCGCCGATCGCCGAGATGATCGCCGCCGAGCGGCCGACCCTGGCCGGCGCGGTGCCTACCATCTGGAACGACCTGTTGGCCTACCTGGACACCCACGACGTGGACACCTCCTCACTCAAGGAGGTGATCGTCGGCGGTTCGGCCTGCCCACCGGCGCTGATGCACGCGTTCGCCGAGCGGCACGGCATCGAGGTGATCCACGCCTGGGGGATGACCGAGATGTCCCCGTTGGGGTCGGTGTCCCGGGCGCCGGCCGGGGTGACCGGGGAGGACGCCTGGCGGTACCGCTACACGCAGGGCCGGGTTCCGGCCGGGGTGGCGGCCCGGATCGTCGGCCCGCTGGGCGAGCCGCTGCCCGCCGACGGGACGTCCGTGGGCGAGCTGGAGGTGCGTGGCCCGTGGGTGACCGCGCGGTACGTCGGCGACGACGCCCCCGACCCGGAGAAGTTCCACGACGGCTGGCTGCGTACCGGCGACGTCGGCATGCTCTCGCCGGACGGGTTCCTCACCCTCACCGACCGGGCCAAGGACGTGATCAAGTCGGGTGGGGAGTGGATCTCCTCGGTGGAGCTGGAGAACGCGTTGATGGCCCACCCGGACGTGCAGGAGGCCTGTGTGGTGGGGGTGCCGGACCAGCGCTGGGGTGAGCGTCCGTTGGCGACCGTCGTGGTCCGCGAGGGCGCGGCGACCAGTGTGGAGCAGCTTCGTACCTTCCTCGCCGGCTCGGTGGCACACTGGCAGGTGCCGGAGCGCTGGGCGGTCATCGACGCGGTGCCGAAGACCAGCGTCGGCAAGTTCGACAAGAAGGTGGTGCGTTCGCGGTACGCCGACGGCGACCTGGAGGTACGGGAGCTGGCGGGGCCGTAA